One Malania oleifera isolate guangnan ecotype guangnan chromosome 9, ASM2987363v1, whole genome shotgun sequence DNA segment encodes these proteins:
- the LOC131163838 gene encoding annexin D3-like isoform X1 → MSSLKLPESVPSPAQDSERLREVFRRRKNKNASEIIWILGHRDSKHRKEIKYEYEKLFGQSLIKSLHSELSASAEFKWQSAVELWLYDAPERDARLAWMALRTMSKKKRIKNHLQAIVEIACASSPHHLMAVRQAYRNLFDCSLEEDIAYNVSQPLRKLLVGLASSYRYDKEVLELNVANSEAAKLREAIERKQLGNDEVVWILSTRNFFQLKETFKSYKQTYDIPIDEDIRSSAKDELGFILRVVVLCIDSPEKHFIEVISSSMVGSKADIPDSVTRVIVSRAEKDLVNIKTEYLNTNKTTLSSALTGDTYYKDFLMALLGEQL, encoded by the exons ATGAGCTCACTCAAACTCCCAGAGTCAGTTCCTTCTCCAGCACAAGACTCTGAGCGACTCAGAGAAGTTTTtcgaa GGCGGAAGAACAAGAATGCAAGTGAAATAATATGGATACTGGGGCACAGAGACTCGAAGCACAGAAAGGAGAtcaaatatgagtatgaaaagcTTTTTGGCCAATCCCTCATAAAGTCCCTCCATTCTGAACTTTCTGCCTCTGCTGAGTTCAAG TGGCAGAGTGCAGTAGAGTTGTGGCTGTATGATGCTCCTGAGAGGGATGCAAGGCTAGCATGGATGGCCCTAAGGACCATGTCCAAGAAGAAGAGAATTAAGAATCACCTGCAGGCAATAGTAGAGATAGCGTGTGCATCCTCTCCTCACCATCTGATGGCAGTAAGGCAGGCCTATCGTAATCTCTTTGATTGCTCCCTAGAAGAAGACATTGCATATAATGTCTCCCAACCCCTTAGAAAG CTCCTTGTGGGCTTGGCAAGCTCGTACAGGTATGACAAAGAAGTGCTGGAACTGAATGTTGCAAATTCTGAGGCAGCTAAACTACGGGAAGCCATAGAAAGGAAGCAATTGGGCAATGATGAAGTAGTGTGGATACTTAGCACCAGAAATTTCTTTCAGCTCAAAGAAACTTTTAAGTCCTACAAACAAACTTATGACATCCCTATTGATGAG GACATCAGAAGCAGCGCCAAAGATGAGTTGGGATTTATATTGCGGGTGGTAGTTTTGTGCATAGATTCCCCAGAGAAACACTTCATTGAG GTTATCAGTTCTTCCATGGTTGGATCCAAGGCAGATATTCCAGATTCAGTAACCAGAGTTATTGTAAGCCGAGCAGAGAAAGACCTGGTGAACATCAAGACAGAGTATTTGAACACAAACAAAACAACCCTCAGCAGTGCTCTCACTGGTGACACTTATTACAAGGATTTCTTGATGGCCTTACTTGGTGAACAGCTTTAA
- the LOC131163838 gene encoding annexin D3-like isoform X2, whose translation MSSLKLPESVPSPAQDSERLREVFRRRKNKNASEIIWILGHRDSKHRKEIKYEYEKLFGQSLIKSLHSELSASAEFKSAVELWLYDAPERDARLAWMALRTMSKKKRIKNHLQAIVEIACASSPHHLMAVRQAYRNLFDCSLEEDIAYNVSQPLRKLLVGLASSYRYDKEVLELNVANSEAAKLREAIERKQLGNDEVVWILSTRNFFQLKETFKSYKQTYDIPIDEDIRSSAKDELGFILRVVVLCIDSPEKHFIEVISSSMVGSKADIPDSVTRVIVSRAEKDLVNIKTEYLNTNKTTLSSALTGDTYYKDFLMALLGEQL comes from the exons ATGAGCTCACTCAAACTCCCAGAGTCAGTTCCTTCTCCAGCACAAGACTCTGAGCGACTCAGAGAAGTTTTtcgaa GGCGGAAGAACAAGAATGCAAGTGAAATAATATGGATACTGGGGCACAGAGACTCGAAGCACAGAAAGGAGAtcaaatatgagtatgaaaagcTTTTTGGCCAATCCCTCATAAAGTCCCTCCATTCTGAACTTTCTGCCTCTGCTGAGTTCAAG AGTGCAGTAGAGTTGTGGCTGTATGATGCTCCTGAGAGGGATGCAAGGCTAGCATGGATGGCCCTAAGGACCATGTCCAAGAAGAAGAGAATTAAGAATCACCTGCAGGCAATAGTAGAGATAGCGTGTGCATCCTCTCCTCACCATCTGATGGCAGTAAGGCAGGCCTATCGTAATCTCTTTGATTGCTCCCTAGAAGAAGACATTGCATATAATGTCTCCCAACCCCTTAGAAAG CTCCTTGTGGGCTTGGCAAGCTCGTACAGGTATGACAAAGAAGTGCTGGAACTGAATGTTGCAAATTCTGAGGCAGCTAAACTACGGGAAGCCATAGAAAGGAAGCAATTGGGCAATGATGAAGTAGTGTGGATACTTAGCACCAGAAATTTCTTTCAGCTCAAAGAAACTTTTAAGTCCTACAAACAAACTTATGACATCCCTATTGATGAG GACATCAGAAGCAGCGCCAAAGATGAGTTGGGATTTATATTGCGGGTGGTAGTTTTGTGCATAGATTCCCCAGAGAAACACTTCATTGAG GTTATCAGTTCTTCCATGGTTGGATCCAAGGCAGATATTCCAGATTCAGTAACCAGAGTTATTGTAAGCCGAGCAGAGAAAGACCTGGTGAACATCAAGACAGAGTATTTGAACACAAACAAAACAACCCTCAGCAGTGCTCTCACTGGTGACACTTATTACAAGGATTTCTTGATGGCCTTACTTGGTGAACAGCTTTAA
- the LOC131163838 gene encoding annexin D3-like isoform X3 yields MSSLKLPESVPSPAQDSERLREEYTGINKNASEIIWILGHRDSKHRKEIKYEYEKLFGQSLIKSLHSELSASAEFKSAVELWLYDAPERDARLAWMALRTMSKKKRIKNHLQAIVEIACASSPHHLMAVRQAYRNLFDCSLEEDIAYNVSQPLRKLLVGLASSYRYDKEVLELNVANSEAAKLREAIERKQLGNDEVVWILSTRNFFQLKETFKSYKQTYDIPIDEDIRSSAKDELGFILRVVVLCIDSPEKHFIEVISSSMVGSKADIPDSVTRVIVSRAEKDLVNIKTEYLNTNKTTLSSALTGDTYYKDFLMALLGEQL; encoded by the exons AACAAGAATGCAAGTGAAATAATATGGATACTGGGGCACAGAGACTCGAAGCACAGAAAGGAGAtcaaatatgagtatgaaaagcTTTTTGGCCAATCCCTCATAAAGTCCCTCCATTCTGAACTTTCTGCCTCTGCTGAGTTCAAG AGTGCAGTAGAGTTGTGGCTGTATGATGCTCCTGAGAGGGATGCAAGGCTAGCATGGATGGCCCTAAGGACCATGTCCAAGAAGAAGAGAATTAAGAATCACCTGCAGGCAATAGTAGAGATAGCGTGTGCATCCTCTCCTCACCATCTGATGGCAGTAAGGCAGGCCTATCGTAATCTCTTTGATTGCTCCCTAGAAGAAGACATTGCATATAATGTCTCCCAACCCCTTAGAAAG CTCCTTGTGGGCTTGGCAAGCTCGTACAGGTATGACAAAGAAGTGCTGGAACTGAATGTTGCAAATTCTGAGGCAGCTAAACTACGGGAAGCCATAGAAAGGAAGCAATTGGGCAATGATGAAGTAGTGTGGATACTTAGCACCAGAAATTTCTTTCAGCTCAAAGAAACTTTTAAGTCCTACAAACAAACTTATGACATCCCTATTGATGAG GACATCAGAAGCAGCGCCAAAGATGAGTTGGGATTTATATTGCGGGTGGTAGTTTTGTGCATAGATTCCCCAGAGAAACACTTCATTGAG GTTATCAGTTCTTCCATGGTTGGATCCAAGGCAGATATTCCAGATTCAGTAACCAGAGTTATTGTAAGCCGAGCAGAGAAAGACCTGGTGAACATCAAGACAGAGTATTTGAACACAAACAAAACAACCCTCAGCAGTGCTCTCACTGGTGACACTTATTACAAGGATTTCTTGATGGCCTTACTTGGTGAACAGCTTTAA
- the LOC131163844 gene encoding annexin D4-like, with product MALSDHSQLLSKAFSGLGVDEMSLISTLGEWNPERRRSFRKEGTPRFFIEDDRFFERWNEQHIAFLKCEFTRFQNAVVLWTMHPWERDARLLKEALRKVGPLAYSVIIEVACTRSSEELLGARRAYHALFDRSIEEDVAHHVNGSERKMLVALVSSYRYEGPKVSEEAAKCEAKTLCSCIRNADKKQPMEDEEVVRIVATRSKPHLRAIYKHYEGICGSNLDEDLNVDLSLKDMIQCLCTPQIYFCKALDAALRNGGDENTKEALTRVIATQADAQMKEIKEQYHNQYGVSLSEKIEERANGNYKEFLLTLLTRDN from the exons ATGGCTCTCTCTGATCACTCTCAACTCCTATCAAAGGCTTTCTCAG GTCTTGGAGTGGATGAGATGTCTTTGATATCAACACTGGGAGAGTGGAATCCCGAAAGGAGGAGATCTTTTAGAAAAGAAGGTACGCCGAGGTTCTTCATTGAGGATGATAGGTTTTTCGAAAGGTGGAATGAACAGCATATTGCGTTTTTAAAATGTGAATTCACCCGTTTTCAG aatGCAGTGGTTTTATGGACCATGCACCCTTGGGAAAGAGACGCTCGTTTATTGAAGGAGGCATTGAGGAAGGTGGGTCCGCTGGCGTACAGCGTGATCATAGAGGTCGCATGTACCAGATCATCTGAGGAGCTATTAGGTGCTAGGAGGGCCTATCATGCGCTCTTTGACCGCTCCATTGAGGAAGACGTGGCCCACCATGTCAATGGCTCAGAACGCAAG ATGTTGGTAGCACTAGTGAGTTCATATAGGTATGAAGGGCCAAAAGTAAGTGAAGAGGCCGCAAAATGTGAGGCCAAGACACTCTGCAGTTGCATTAGAAATGCAGATAAGAAGCAGCCCATGGAGGATGAAGAGGTGGTGAGGATAGTAGCAACAAGGAGCAAGCCCCATCTCCGGGCAATCTACAAACACTACGAGGGCATTTGTGGCTCAAACCTGGATGAG GATCTTAATGTTGACTTGAGCTTAAAAGACATGATACAATGCCTGTGTACTCCTCAAATATACTTCTGCAAG GCTTTGGATGCAGCATTGAGAAATGGTGGCGATGAGAATACTAAAGAAGCTCTAACTAGGGTCATCGCGACACAAGCTGATGCACAAATGAAGGAGATCAAAGAACAGTACCATAATCAGTATGGAGTTTCTTTGTCTGAGAAGATTGAAGAGAGAGCCAATGGAAACTATAAGGAATTCCTGCTCACATTGCTCACAAGAGATAATTAG